In Mercurialis annua linkage group LG5, ddMerAnnu1.2, whole genome shotgun sequence, a single genomic region encodes these proteins:
- the LOC126681948 gene encoding uncharacterized protein LOC126681948 encodes MGNPRTVNTLRCIMQRYSPDLVFLSETKLDSARIERILHSLNFDNYISVDSCGASAGLILAWRDGFEERGGCLWRLTGFYGFPKENEKFKSWELLHNLFLEDHEAWVVRGDFNETLWQRERCGGSCREERMMRQFREILSSCQLDELVSKGSRFTWCRGNGDRDPIFERLDRIIGNLGWKNMFPTAVFFVLPRENSDHSPLLLDSDYRSCNREVRRYKPQLFEAMWVRRSDCEGVVKEAWDANGETSSVSVWNKIA; translated from the exons ATGGGAAACCCTCGAACAGTCAACACGTTACGTTGTATTATGCAGCGTTACTCCCCTGATTTGGTTTTCCTATCTGAAACCAAATTGGATTCGGCAAGGATAGAGAGAATTTTACATAGTTTGAATTTTGATAATTACATCTCGGTTGACAGCTGTGGTGCTAGTGCTGGTTTAATTTTAGCTTGGCGGGATGGTTTTGAG GAAAGAGGAGGTTGTTTATGGCGTTTAACTGGTTTTTATGGCTTCCCAAAAGAGAATGAGAAGTTCAAATCTTGGGAGCTTCTTCATAATCTTTTCTTGGAGGATCATGAGGCTTGGGTTGTTCGTGGAGATTTTAATGAAACCTTGTGGCAAAGAGAAAGGTGTGGGGGAAGTTGCAGAGAGGAGCGTATGATGAGGCAATTTCGAGAGATTTTATCGTCCTGTCAGCTTGACGAGCTGGTCTCAAAAGGTTCTCGTTTTACTTGGTGTAGAGGAAATGGTGACCGAGATCCAATTTTTGAAAGATTAGATCGCATAATCGGTAATTTGGGGTGGAAAAACATGTTCCCTACAGCTGTGTTCTTTGTCCTTCCAAGGGAAAATTCAGACCACTCTCCGCTGCTTCTAGACTCTGATTACCGAAGTTGTAATAGGGAGGTGAGAAGATATAAACCTCAACTGTTTGAAGCTATGTGGGTTAGAAGGTCGGACTGTGAGGGTGTGGTAAAAGAGGCGTGGGATGCTAATGGAGAGACTAGTTCGGTCTCAGTCTGGAATAAAATTGCATGA